In one Acomys russatus chromosome X, mAcoRus1.1, whole genome shotgun sequence genomic region, the following are encoded:
- the Emd gene encoding emerin, whose amino-acid sequence MDDYAVLSDTELAAVLRQYNIPHGPIVGSTRKLYEKKIFEYETQRRRLSPPNSSSSSFSYRPSDMDSASMDSDMYDLPKKEDALLYQSKDYDDDYYEERYLSTRTYGEPESVGVSKNFRQPGISLGDGDTFHHQVRDDIFSSSEEEGKDRPRPVYGRDSAYQSIAHFRPVSSVTRSSLGLSYHPTPSSSSVSSSSSSPPSWLTRRAIRPEKQAPIAALDQDRQVPLWGQLLLFLVFAAFLLFVYYSIQAEEGNPFWMDP is encoded by the exons ATGGACGACTATGCGGTTTTGTCCGACACTGAGCTGGCCGCAGTGCTACGCCAGTACAACATCCCGCATGGGCCTATCGTGG GCTCCACTCGCAAGCtctatgaaaagaaaatcttcgaGTATGAGACCCAGAGACGAAGGCTCTCGCCCCCCAACTCGTCATCGTCTTCATTCTCCTATCGACCCTCAG ACATGGATTCAGCCTCCATGGACTCAGACATGTATGATCTGCCCAAAAAAGAGGACGCCTTACTCTACCAGAGCAAGG ACTATGATGATGACTACTATGAGGAGAGGTATTTGAGCACCAGGACATATGGGGAGCCCGAGTCTGTGGGCGTGTCCAAGAACTTCCGCCAGCCGGGGATCTCACTTGGAGACGGTGACACCTTCCATCACCAG GTGCGCGatgacattttctcttcttcagaaGAGGAGGGCAAGGATAG GCCGCGCCCCGTCTATGGCCGAGACAGTGCCTACCAGAGCATTGCACACTTCCGCCCCGTTTCCAGTGTCACCAGGAGCTCCCTGGGCTTGTCGTATCATCCTACACCCTCTTCCTCTTCAGTGTCCTCCTCTTCGTCTTCGCCGCCTTCATGGCTTACCCGGCGTGCCATTCGACCAGAAAAGCAAGCCCCCATTGCTGCTCTGGACCAGGATCGACAGGTCCCACTCTGGGGCCAGCTGTTACTCTTCCTGGTCTTTGCTGCCTTTCTGCTTTTCGTTTACTATTCCATACAAGCGGAAGAGGGCAACCCTTTCTGGATGGATCCCTGA